Proteins from a genomic interval of Plasmodium berghei ANKA genome assembly, chromosome: 6:
- a CDS encoding U3 small nucleolar RNA-associated protein 7, putative, whose protein sequence is MKGNLFVEQNVETEKISENKLNINTDKIIHKIKKKIRKKQENGHNPNINLLPNNKEILLSKDFPNPKNIKNKKIKKKLSTDVKLAILSSKKIISNAQFNNINDQGYIKLTSQKNEKNIEKKNISHIQNISKDATNEGLINLSKQKGELKIVESKTLKNENFFRNDSIKITQKYIYENADVGTQKKVFDLHLNMGPYTCNYSRNGKYLLITGEKGHISFLDTHNMETLCELQVNETVKCNTIFHNHKLFAIGQKKYIYIYDNTGIEVNCIKDILYPCQLEFLPYHFLLASIGDLGELVYQDVSVGNIITRKKTKRGPCSIMKQNKQNAIIYLGHKNGHVTLWSPNMDKSLCDIFSHKTAISSIGVFDNYLITAGIDCTYKLWDIRKLEYINSFKSHNIINNIDISDTSMVAFSMNSHFRTYKNFFTKPELYLTHNTWGDRINSITFQPFEDICCAGLKYSIKSFIVPGSGLANIDTFVNNPYETKKQTKENEIRQLLDKLPPETIQFRQNEIGKVNPHLSHDNIKKNILSEQVTTINTVRSKNKNISLNRHEKHKNPKKSKVQFSKHIPTYPNNKKNEKKKKNKNKNKNKKNQIVNKKSEHRTP, encoded by the coding sequence ATGAAAGGCAACTTGTTCGTTGAGCAAAATGTCGAAACGGAAAAGATTTCTGAAAATAAACTCAACATAAACACGGacaaaattattcataaaataaaaaaaaaaatacgaaaaaaacaagaaaACGGTCATAATCCAAACATAAATCTATTaccaaataataaagaaatattacTGTCCAAAGATTTTCCAAATcccaaaaatattaaaaataaaaaaataaaaaaaaaactatcaACAGATGTTAAACTTGcaatattatcatcaaaaaaaattatatcaaatgctcaatttaataacataaatGATCAGGgttatattaaattgactagccaaaaaaatgaaaaaaatattgaaaaaaaaaatatatctcatattcaaaatatcTCAAAAGATGCTACAAATGAAGGCCTCATTAACTTAAGCAAACAAAAAGGAGAGCTAAAGATAGTAGAATCtaaaacattaaaaaatgaaaattttttccGAAATGattcaataaaaattactcaaaaatatatatatgaaaatgcAGATGTAGgaacacaaaaaaaagtcTTTGATCTACATCTAAATATGGGTCCATATACATGTAATTATTCTagaaatggaaaatatttattaataactGGCGAAAAAGGACATATAAGTTTTTTAGACACACATAATATGGAAACATTATGTGAATTACAAGTAAATGAAACAGTTAAATGTAATACGATTTTTCATAATCATAAATTGTTTGCAATtggacaaaaaaaatatatttatatttatgataaCACTGGAATTGAAGTAAATTGTATAAAAGATATTTTATATCCATGTCAATTAGAATTTTTACCATATCATTTCTTACTTGCATCTATTGGCGATTTAGGGGAATTAGTATATCAAGATGTATCAGTTggtaatattattacaagaaaaaaaacaaaaagagGACCATGTTCTATAatgaaacaaaataaacaaaatgcaattatatatttaggTCATAAAAATGGGCATGTTACATTATGGTCCCCAAATATGGATAAAAGCTTAtgtgatatattttctcaTAAAACAGCTATATCATCTATTGGGGTATTTGacaattatttaattacaGCTGGTATTGATTgtacatataaattatggGATATTAGAAAActtgaatatataaattcttttaaatcacataatattataaacaatataGATATTAGTGATACATCTATGGTTGCATTTAGTATGAATAGTCATTTTAGgacttataaaaatttttttacaaaaccagaattatatttaactCATAATACATGGGGCGATAGAATAAATTCAATAACTTTTCAACCATTTGAAGATATATGTTGTGCAGgtttaaaatattctatCAAATCTTTTATTGTTCCAGGGTCTGGATTAGCTAATATAGATACCTTTGTTAATAATCCTTATGAAACTAAAAAACAAactaaagaaaatgaaattcGGCAATTACTTGATAAATTACCTCCTGAAACTATTCAGTTCAGACAAAATGAAATTGGAAAAGTTAATCCACATCTTTCCCACgataatatcaaaaaaaatatattatctgAACAAGTTACTACTATTAATACTGTACgctcaaaaaataaaaatatttcactTAATAGACATGAAAAGCACAAAAATCCAAAAAAATCCAAAGTACAATTTTCCAAACACATACCAACATAtccaaataataaaaaaaatgaaaaaaaaaaaaaaaataaaaataaaaataaaaataaaaaaaatcaaatcgtaaataaaaagagtGAACATAGAACACCATGA
- a CDS encoding zinc finger protein, putative: MFYLIVYSQDNIKNVKQCLSIFENIYIYNGNRVEKINYKNCTDNKEIENNFLIKEKESIQYKYIQYLNKNKIEYYASSFIELYVNNTENFDLYLIKGNEQNTITNKKEGTSHYLKNYTNFEDVRIKEKKGNTPKNGRNTKKVNSEKQTNVEINKLTIIENQNHQNELNIPLHRSHMLFILSLPSYFIFYDFFSLIFDYIDYIDKIKIFYVKTNFDVFTKKSNQIKQASFNHENASSDNLGKNCENQNGNGNAQFEKLGEQKSRSSKSKIQKDMFKSISNDIYNQKNKESYILTNQKLKFESNAQSDSTLNSITNSSVELYDFFSIQTKNMFIKNNTNIDCQNNSINYDCINFVQNDQGINNKLKKNKKKEKSVKKIRQKNEEHTKDNNPDNISKEKKIQFYKNLYKIFKKKLKKKKIYKTYSLLILFKTQIYADMFYKNFHCKNIDLLIKKNISKRNINNYPVYKSWNIYCLFVSVVYYILDQNYEHDQLKISYQASEEKNSEQNNITNIKILQNNESQQMLSKMNANSMNTPSEQNNQTDITNKSNTLIILNKKQSENNDANEIKPTKIIHPINIFDINNYEQFFKNVIIDGNICISTCIFCMERLGNFIYYILTRNKRSDKELYNTNKYYTSDNYINMSCNACMFIIFYDIVSEYTTNYFSYVIDDVSKKSLSPQRNENVNDSKKNEKIYLYNQGMNKIIQLNELVKILKCKNCNHVDDLWLCLICSNIGCGRYQKSHAKIHSSNFNHNYCINLKTKKIWSYHDDSFIEDTIDAQIINNNNENITDFSINNIFEKYSPNNQNNRHSYHTSIVKTIIDENENENNNKIIKNIKYDKTESESEHMHTHIYNENEYLRDDVENLKYDTLYEYNDEIYDKIFDIFTNDTYIDDNLKNELLYILYSKLSYESNIYNNTLIDLQYKYLNKLEQKKIYIKNIQEKINEIKKQNNQITNYIHHIDHLIKTKNSEKIQMQKKIDFYRELNNNIIAQKKNDKNINQSNNGNKNHNQPNKIDENDQDTDSKKIKHLDQTIESLQSQIDKLLLDL, from the coding sequence atgttttatttaattgtgTATAGTCaagataatattaaaaacgTTAAACAATGCCTAAgtatatttgaaaatatatatatttataatggaaatagagtagaaaaaataaattacaaaaattgTACTGATAATAAggaaattgaaaataattttttaataaaagaaaaagaaagtatacaatacaaatatatacaatatttaaataaaaataaaattgaatattatgcatcatcatttatagaattatatgtaaataacacagaaaattttgatttatatttaattaaaggaaatgaacaaaatacaattacaaataaaaaagaaggCACATcacattatttaaaaaattacacAAATTTTGAAGATGTTcgaataaaagaaaaaaaaggaaatactCCAAAAAACGGAAGGAATACTAAAAAAGTTAATTCagaaaaacaaacaaatgttgaaataaataaactaACAATTATAGAAAACCAAAATCATCAAAATGAACTTAATATACCATTACACAGATCTCatatgttatttattttatcattgccatcttattttattttttacgattttttttctttaatatttGATTATATCGATTAtatagataaaataaagatattttatgttaaaACAAACTTTGACgtatttacaaaaaaatcaaatcaAATCAAACAAGCCTCTTTTAATCATGAAAATGCCAGTAGTGACAATTTGGGTAAAAATTGCGAAAATCAAAATGGAAATGGAAATGCACAATTTGAGAAATTAGGAGAACAGAAAAGTCGTTCTTCAAAATCCAAAATCCAAAAGGACATGTTTAAAAGTATTTCCAACGATATTtataatcaaaaaaataaagaaagtTACATTTTGACGAATCAGAAATTAAAATTCGAATCAAATGCTCAATCAGATTCCACCTTAAATAGTATCACAAACTCAAGTGTAGAattatatgattttttttcaatacaaactaaaaatatgtttataaaaaacaatacaAATATAGATTGCCAAAATAATTCGATAAACTATGATTGCATTAATTTTGTACAAAATGATCAAGGTATTaacaataaattaaaaaaaaataaaaaaaaagagaaaagtgtgaaaaaaatacgacaaaaaaatgaagaacaTACGAAAGATAACAATCCAgataatatatcaaaagaaaaaaaaattcaattttataaaaatttatacaaaatttttaaaaaaaaattaaaaaaaaaaaaaatatataaaacatactctcttttaatattatttaaaacacaaatatatgcagatatgttttataaaaattttcattgtaaaaatatagatttattaatcaaaaaaaatatatcaaaacgaaatataaataattatccAGTTTACAAAAGTTGGAACatttattgtttatttgttagtgttgtatattatattctaGACCAAAATTATGAACACGATCAACTCAAAATATCATACCAAGCATcagaagaaaaaaacagtgaacaaaataatatcacaaacataaaaatattacagaATAACGAATCACAACAAATGTTATCCAAAATGAATGCAAATTCGATGAACACACCTAGCgaacaaaataatcaaactgacattacaaataaatcaaatactctaattattttaaataaaaaacaatctgaaaataatgatgcTAATGAAATTAAGccaacaaaaataatacatcctataaatattttcgatataaataattatgaacaattttttaaaaatgttataattGACGggaatatatgtatatctacttgtatattttgtatgGAACGTTTAggaaattttatatattatatcttaacacgaaataaaagatctgataaagaattatataatactaataaatattatacatccgataattatattaacatGTCATGTAATGCATGTatgttcataattttttatgatattgTTTCAGAATATACAactaattatttttcatatgtTATTGATGATGTTTCAAAGAAAAGTTTAAGCCCTCaaagaaatgaaaatgtaaatgattcaaaaaaaaacgaaaaaatatatttatacaatcaaggaatgaataaaattattcaatTAAACGAAttagtaaaaatattaaaatgtaaaaattgtaatcATGTTGATGATTTATGGCTTTGTTTAATTTGCTCGAATATTGGATGCGGAAGATATCAAAAAAGCCATGCAAAAATACATAGTTCAAACTTTAATCATAATTATTgcataaatttaaaaacaaaaaaaatatggagTTACCATGATGATTCATTTATAGAGGATACAATAGATGctcaaataataaacaacaataatgaaaatataacagacttttcaattaataatatattcgAGAAATATAGCCCCAATAATCAAAACAATCGACATAGTTATCATACTAGCATagtaaaaacaataattgatgaaaatgaaaatgaaaataataataaaataataaaaaatataaaatatgataaaacaGAAAGCGAAAGTGAACATATGCATactcatatatataacgaaaatgaatatttaagAGATGATgtagaaaatttaaaatatgacacattatatgaatataatgatgaaatatatgataaaatttttgatatatttactaatgatacatatattgatgataatttaaaaaatgaattattatatattttatattctaaACTTTCATATGAATcgaatatttataacaaTACTTTAATTGACTTACAGTATAAATATCTTAACAAAttagaacaaaaaaaaatatacataaaaaatattcaagaaaaaattaatgaaattaaaaaacaaaataatcaaattaCCAACTATATTCATCATATCGATCACTTAATAAAAACTAAAAATTcagaaaaaatacaaatgcAGAAAAAGATTGATTTTTATAGAGAactaaataataatataattgctcaaaaaaaaaatgacaaaaatATCAACCAAAGtaataatggaaataaaaaccATAACCAAcctaataaaattgatgaaaatgatcAAGATACtgattcaaaaaaaataaaacaccTAGATCAAACTATAGAATCTTTACAATCCCAAATTGATAAGTTATTATTAGATTTGTAG
- a CDS encoding Obg-like ATPase 1, putative, translating into MAPKKKEEEPKVLLLGRPKNTLKMGLVGLPNVGKSTTFNVLTKLNIPAENYPFCTIDPHEAKVTVEDERFDWLVDHFKPKSSVHAYLSIFDIAGLVKNAHLGEGLGNNFLSNIAAVDGIYHVVRAFENEDIIHTEGNINPVRDMEIINSELIYKDISNCERNLEEISKVLNRNKKDKIKQNEHDVLTIVLEHLKEHKWIKDRTWKSSEIEVINEFNFLTAKPVVYLVNMSENDFIRQKNKYLAKIYNWVQEKNKGTIIPYCAEFEQKILFMTENEKEEYFKANNIKTSMLNKIIKTGYYEINLIHFFTCGQDEVKCWTIRKGTKAPQAAGVIHTDFEKGFICAEVYKYTDLVEFKSEGEVKANGKYLQKGKDYVIEDGDIVFFKFNVSSSGKK; encoded by the exons atggcgccaaaaaaaaaggaagaaGAGCCAAAGGTTTTATTGTTAGGAAG accCAAAAACACACTAAAAATGGGGTTGGTTGGTTTGCCCAATGTAG GAAAGTCAACAACATTTAATGTACTAACTAAGTTGAACATTCCTGCAGAAAACTATCCATTTTGTACAATCGATCCTCATGAAGCAAAAGTAACAGTTGAAGATGAAAGGTTTGATTGGCTAGTTGACCATTTTAAACCTAAAAGTTCTGTACATGCATATCTTTCTATATTTGACATTGCAGGGTTAGTAAAAAATGCACATTTAGGAGAAGGATTGGGAAATAactttttatcaaatattgCAGCAGTAGATGGCATATATCATGTTGTTAGAGCAtttgaaaatgaagatattATACACACAGaaggaaatataaatcCTGTTCGCGatatggaaataataaattctgaattaatttataaagaTATAAGTAACTGTGAAAGAAATTTAGAAGAAATATCCAAAGTTTTAAatcgaaataaaaaagataaaataaaacaaaatgagCATGATGTTTTAACTATTGTTTTAGAACATTTGAAAGAACATAAATGGATAAAAGATAGAACTTGGAAAAGTTCAGAAATTGAAGTTATTAAtgaatttaattttttaactgCAAAGCCAGTTGTTTATTTAGTTAATATGAGTGAAAATGATTTTATTcgacaaaaaaataaatatttagcaaaaatatataattgggtccaagaaaaaaataaaggtaCTATTATACCTTATTGTGCAGAATttgaacaaaaaatattatttatgactgaaaatgaaaaagaagaatattttaaagcaaataatattaaaactagtatgttaaataaaattattaaaactggttattatgaaattaatttaatacattttttcacTTGTGGTCAAGATGAAGTTAAATGCTGGACTATAAGAAAAGGTACGAAAGCGCCACAAGCAGCGGGTGTTATACATACAGATTTTGAAAAAGGATTTATTTGTGCAGAGGTTTATAAATACACAGATTTAGTAGAATTTAAATCAGAAGGAGAAGTAAAAGCCaatggaaaatatttacaaaaaggAAAAGATTATGTAATTGAGGATGGAgatattgtatttttcaaatttaacGTATCTTCATcgggaaaaaaataa
- a CDS encoding pre-mRNA-splicing factor CWC15, putative, whose protein sequence is MTTAHRPTWYNAIGGENQGGNRKVGQTAKVCSRDLPGHTKMKMRDLNDYTEDKEIIKNNLIELENKSNKREGNNKENNNNNGRNKLLAIENIKKLTNCDYTNPFPEDEDDEIQDEWKAHKMKKKKKEKNNNNYEQNDKMSEENSNIIDSDMNTENNDESDEMDNESDEEEKELMRELENLKKEKLEKLKREKEEEELMKNKKNNVLTNNPLINLEDSDNEEFEKLQKKRKWTDEAIFRNTCEKKTKTNTFINDTVRTAFHKKFLFKYIH, encoded by the exons ATGACAACAGCACATAGGCCTACATGGTATAATGCCATTGGTGGGGAAAATCAGG GTGGTAATAGAAAAGTTGGGCAAACCGCAAAAGTTTGTAGCAGGGATTTGCCTGGCCAtacaaaaatgaaaatgagaGATTTGAACGACTATACAGAGGACAAGGaaataatcaaaaataatttaattgaACTAGAAAACAAATCCAATAAACGAgaaggaaataataaagaaaataataacaataatggTAGAAATAAACTGCTAGccattgaaaatattaaaaaattaacaaattgCGATTATACTAATCCCTTTCCAGAGGATGAAGATGACGAAATTCAGGATGAATGGAAAGCACacaaaatgaagaaaaaaaagaaagaaaaaaataataataattatgaacagAATGATAAAATGTCCGAagaaaatagtaatatcATAGATAGTGATATGAATACTGAAAATAATGACGAAAGTGATGAAATGGATAATGAGTCTGATGAAGAAGAAAAGGAACTTATGAGGGAACTCgaaaacttaaaaaaagaaaaactagaaaaattgaaaagagaaaaagaagaagaagaacttatgaaaaataaaaaaaataatgtccTTACAAATAATCCTCTTATAAACTTAGAAGATAGTGATAATGAAGAATTTGAAAaacttcaaaaaaaaagaaagtgGACTGATGAAGCTATATTTAGAAATActtgtgaaaaaaaaacaaaaacaaatacatttataaatgataCAGTACGTACAGcatttcataaaaaatttttatttaaatatatacactaA